Proteins from one Ahaetulla prasina isolate Xishuangbanna chromosome 2, ASM2864084v1, whole genome shotgun sequence genomic window:
- the LOC131190727 gene encoding uncharacterized protein K02A2.6-like: MEVDTGSSITIMSWSNLEKNLPAIAKRKLRPQKLRVQDYQGNRIPVRGATTVHVKYGQFEKTLPITIVDGTLPSLLGLDWFQALGMGVTGVFRNEVDLKDELMKEFEDVFKDCLGKYKGTPISFNLDPQVAPIRLKARRVPFALKPKIDRELDKLVSQGILVPVDHAKWETPIVTPVKPDGSVRICADYKATLNKALQKSAYPVPVVQHLLHSLGQGQVFAKLDLAQAYQQLPVDSSTAEAQTIVTHRGAFKCTRLQFGVSVAPGLFQNLMERLLQGLPGVVPYFDDVLVSADNMEELGVRLRKVLSIFRSAGLKVKLNKCQIGVGSVEFLGYRIDREGIHPTESKVRAIRKAPAPQNKTELQAFLGLVNFYAVFLKNKATIAEPLHKLLGKNAAWSWGKAEARAFEAIKNLLSSDSLLIQYNSTLPLVLVCDASPYGVGAVLSHRLPNGTEAPIAFYSRTMSSAERNYSQLDREALAIVSGVKKFHEYVFGRDFEIVTDHRPLLGLLAGDRPTPVALSPRLTRWTIFLAAYSYKLLHRPGKELGHADALSRCPLPATIEDPTPGTPVLLIDSLDSGPVTSKEVARASYKDITLRTVMGWVQRGWPAAPGERFREYVKKRGELSVQGECLLWGDRVVIPEKLRKKVLELLHEGHPGILLWGDRVVVPEKLRKKVLELLHEGHPGIVRMKGLARSYVWWPLMDMEISDRVGKCQACQETRPLPPTAPIREWEKPQGPWSRIHIDFAGPFHGQTFLVVVDAFSKWLEIILMKSMTAEAVISVLRHLFVTHGLPDTLVSDNGPQFTVTLFERYLAEEGIRHVLSAPFHPATNGLAERFVRSAKEALSRIRPGDWQLKIDTFLAVQHRTPCVATGRSPAELLMGRKLRCPLDRLNPNYTPDGYKTTPGKTRELTVGSSVWAHNYGEGPNWQKGTILETTGPKSYLVEIEDGRVWKRHIDQLRKRIATSLETDETGPDYPMIESTANSNPRKPQDLSEFQRHQPVPPKESRNDSASNPRPDGLEEELRGTNSPSGQLDSLPDNELRRSERVRRRPAYLRDYVEK; encoded by the exons atggaagtggacactggatcttcaattacgatcatgtcctggagcaacttagaaaaaaacttgccggctatcgcgaaacgcaaactgcggccacagaagctacgagtgcaggactatcaagggaacaggatccctgtccgaggggcgacgaccgtccacgtcaagtatggacagttcgaaaaaactctgcccatcaccatcgtcgatgggactctgccgagtttgttgggactagactggttccaggcattgggcatgggagtgaccggagtcttccgaaatgaagtcgacctaaaggacgaactcatgaaggagttcgaggacgttttcaaagactgcctgggcaagtacaaggggacccctatctccttcaacctagaccctcaagttgcccctatccgtttaaaggctaggagggttcccttcgccctgaagcccaagattgaccgggaactggacaaactagtaagccaggggatactagtgccagtcgaccatgcgaagtgggagacgccgatagtcaccccagtgaaaccagatgggtcagttaggatttgcgccgattacaaggcgacgctaaacaaagctttgcaaaaaagcgcttaccccgtcccagtggtgcaacacttgctgcactcgctagggcaagggcaggtttttgccaaactagatttggcccaagcctatcaacagttgcccgtagatagcagcacggccgaggcacaaacaatcgtaacgcacaggggtgctttcaaatgcaccaggttacagtttggggtcagtgtggcaccaggattatttcaaaatttaatggagcggcttctgcaggggctccccggggtggtaccgtactttgatgatgtactggtatccgccgataaTATGGAGGAACtaggggtgcgactgagaaaagttttgagtattttccggtccgccggtttaaaagtcaaattaaacaagtgccagatcggggtaggatccgtagaattcctgggctaccggatagacagggaggggatccaccccactgagagcaaggttagggcaatcagaaaggccccagcaccccaaaacaaaacagagttgcaggcgtttttgggtctggtaaatttttacgcggtttttttaaaaaataaggctaccatagccgagccgctacacaaattactaggaaaaaatgctgcatggtcttggggaaaggcggaagctagagcatttgaagcaataaaaaacctcctgtctagtgatagcctattgatccaatacaatagcacactaccattggtgctagtttgcgatgcatccccctacggggtgggggctgtgctcagccacaggctgccaaatggcacagaagcccctatagcgttttactcccgaacaatgtcctcagctgaaaggaactatagccagttggatagggaagccttggccatagtctccggggtaaagaagttccatgaatatgttttcggtcgcgacttcgaaatcgtcacagaccatagacccctactagggttgctggcgggcgaccgcccaacgcccgtggcactttcgcccagattaacccgatggactatctttctggctgcatattcttacaaactgctacatcggccaggaaaggagttagggcatgcagacgccttgagcagatgccctttaccagcgactatcgaagaccccactccgggcacacccgtcttgttaattgactctttggactctggtccagtcacttccaaggaggtggctcgggcttcttacaaggacattacattaaggactgtaatgggttgggtgcaaagaggatggcccgctgcgccgggtgagcgttttagggaatatgtaaaaaagcgcggggaattgtcggtgcaaggggagtgtttgctctggggggatagagtggtgatcccagagaaattgcgaaAAaaggttctggaacttctgcacgaaggccatcctggaatc ttgctctggggggatagagtggtggtcccagagaaattgcgaaAAaaggttctggaacttctgcacgaaggccatcctggaatcgtgagaatgaagggtttagccaggagctatgtgtggtggcccttgatggacatggagattagcgatagggttgggaaatgccaagcatgccaggaaaccagaccactaccaccaacggccccaatccgagagtgggagaaaccccagggcccatggtcccgaatccatatcgactttgccggccctttccacggccaaacattcttagtggtggtagacgcattttccaaatggctagaaatcattctaatgaaatctatgaccgcagaggctgtaatttcagtcctgcggcacctttttgtaacacacgggttaccagacacactcgtttcagacaatgggccacagttcacggtgACCCTTTTTGAgaggtacttggcggaagagggcatccggcatgtcctctcggcgcctttccaccctgcgacgaacggccttgcagagcgtttcgtccggagtgcaaaagaggcattgtccagaatcagacccggggattggcaattaaaaattgacaccttcttagcggtacaacacagaaccccttgtgtagcgactggccgcagcccagcagagctactgatggggagaaagcttagatgcccgttagaccggttaaacccgaactacacaccagacgggtataaaacaacaccgggcaaaacaagagaattgacagtagggagttccgtatgggcacacaattatggtgaaggcccaaactggcaaaagggaacaatcctagaaacaaccgggcccaaatcatatctcgtagaaatagaggatggccgggtttggaaacgccacatagaccagttaagaaaaagaatagccaccagtctagagacagacgaaacaggccctgactatccaatgattgaatccacagctaactcaaacccgagaaaaccgcaggacttatctgagttccagcgacaccaaccggtccctccgaaggaaagcaggaacgactctgcaagtaatccaaggccggatggcctggaggaggagctgagaggaacgaacagtccctccggccagctcgactcactcccagataatgaactgcgcaggtccgaaagagttaggagacgccctgcatacttacgtgactacgtagaaaaataa